DNA sequence from the Candidatus Peregrinibacteria bacterium genome:
TGGCAAAAAGGGAATCTTCAAAAATTTGAGAAAATGCTTCGCGGACAAATACGCATTGCGGTCATCTCGGATTATAATGTTGATATTGCTCAAAAACTCATTTCTGGAGCAGATATGTGGCTCAATAATCCAGTTCGTCCTCTGGAAGCCAGCGGAACAAGCGGGATGAAAGCCGCTCTGAATGGACTTCTTAATATTTCCGTTCTCGACGGATGGTGGATTGAAGGATTTGCTCTGAATCCGATGGCAGGGTGGGGATTTGGGGAAAAATCAAATGGGCTTGATGAGAATTCTCGCGACAATATGGACGCTCACGAGCTTTATGAAAATTTAACAGATGCTGTCAATTGCTATTACCATCGTCCAGAAGAATGGAGAAAACGCATGAAAGCCGCAATCTCTCTGATTCACTATTTTAATACGAACAGGTGCGTCGAAGAATACATGAAGAAAATGTGGAGTTTCGCGTAATTATCGTTATTTATAATTTGCATCTGCAAACCAATTTTTCAATGAGGAAGTAGCGGTATTTGGAAAAATGCGGAATGTTTTGAGTACAAATTTATCTATAAACTTTTGAACAGCGCCATTATCAGTTGTTCTCCCGAACTCATATCCTTTTTCCTTTGCAATCCGTTTTACACGGCTATCATATTTCCCGCCGGGATAAACGATACACAAGATTTCTTTTCCGAGCTGCCCTTCCAAAATATTTTTTGATTTCTCAAATTCAGTGGCAATATTTGCTTTTGAAAGTTTTTGAAGATCCTGATGTTGATCAGTATGCGAACAAATTTCATGCCCAGATTCAGATAATTGTTGAATCTCTCCCCAATTCATATACCACGGATCTGTTCCCGGTTTTCCTGTGATAATTGCAAAATTCCCTTTCATTTTGTATTTTTCCAGTAATGGAAATGCATTTTCAAAATTATTTCCATACCCATCGTCAAACGTCAGCATTACCGATTTTTTGGGAAGGATTTTTTTCTTTTTGAGAATAAGATCGAGATCTGAAAAGGTGAGTGTCTCGACTCCATTGTTTTGAAAAAATTGCAGAAATTCTTCCAATTTTTTTAGGGAAATGGAAAGTTTATAGTATGTCTGATCAGGATCATTTTTGGGGACATCTAAGACATGATGAAACATGAGAATAGGAAGATACACTTCTCTTTTTTGAATATCTTTTGTAAGGATATTTTTCTCAGAATCAAAAAAAGAAGACTCTTTTCCTTCTACATTTTCTCGAAGTCGGTACACCATTTCGATCACTTCAGCACGTGTGAGAAAGTGATCAAATTTTAATACAGAAGGGGGAATCGCATTTTTTTCTGAGAGTGCTTTCGCAAATGGGGCATACCACTCACCGCCCTGATGCTCTTCTAAATGAAAAAATTTCACCAAAGTTTTTGCCGCTTCCACAAATGAAAGAGGTCTCTCTCCATGAAATGTTCCATCCGGATATCCATCAATATATCCCTTTTGTTTTGCATTACAAACGAGTGGAGCAAACCATTGATTTGAAGCAACATCGAGAAATGTGTTCGTATGTTCAGGGCAGAGTTCTGTTCCCAGTTTTGTGGGGTCAATATTTTCGAGTATTTTTACAAATTCTGCTCGATTTATCCGAGTATTTGGACGAAAAGTCCCATGTGCATATCCTTCTACGAGATGATGCGATGCTGCGTATTCTATAGATTCGGCATAAGCACTAGAATCCAAAACATCTGAAAAAATATGTGCTCCAAAAGAAATTTCTGTATTTCCAAAAATGCTGATGAGAAAAAAACTAAATACAGAAAAATATCTCCATTTCATCATAGTTATGGAGTAAGACGATTGAGCATTCGTGGGAAGGGGATTGTTTCGCGAATATGATGAATTCCTGAAACCCATCTTGTCATTCGTTCAATACCAATGCCAAAACCACAATGTGGTACAGATCCATATTTTCTAAGATCAAGATACCATTCAAAAATGGACACGGGAAGATTGTGAGATTTTATTCCTTCGAGTAATTTTTTATAATCATCTTCTCTCTGGCTTCCTCCAATAATTTCACCAAACCCACGAGGAGCAAGTACGTCAGCATTAAAAACACGGTCTCCGTTACTCGGATCTGTTTTTCTTGTGGTATAGTTTTTCATGTAGAACGGCTTAATACTTTTTGGCCAGTTTTTCACGATCACTCCTGCATCCGAATCTTTTGTAAGGAGCTCTTCCTCAGGTGCTCCTAAGTCTTCACCGTACTTAATTCCTGAGCCAAGTTCTTGGAGTTTTTTGATAGCATCAGGGTATTCGTAATGAATGAATGGAATTTCCAGGAACATTTCTAATTCTTTGATGTTTCGTTCCAACATTTCTAATTCTTTTTTCCCGTGCTCCAAGACGAATTTCACCATCGCTTTCATGCACTCCTCTTGGATTTTCAAACTTTCCTCGTGATCAATAAAAGCAATTTCTGGGTTCAGAGTCCAGAATTCAGTGAGGTGTTTTCGCGTTTTTGATTTTTCTGCTCGAAAATTTGGACAGAGGTCATACACTTTTCCAAATGCCATACACATAGCTTCAAGGTAGAGTTGACCATTTTGTGTGAGATATGCCGTGTCATCGAAATATTTTACTTCAAAAAGATCAGTAGTACCTTCGCATGCATTCGGAGTAAATGTTGGAGTATCGAGCTCAATGTACGAATTTTCATTGAAATACTTCTGGAATCCGGTTTTTACCAAATGGCGGATACGAAGAACAGCCCACTGACTCTCTGACCTCAGCCACAAGTGTCGATTGTTCAGCAAAAAATCAGGACCGTGATCTTTTTTCCCAATCGGATATTCTCCTTCTACCAGTTGAATAATCTTAATATTTTTCACCTGCAATTCGAAAACATCATCTTGTCTTGGATGCTTCGTTAC
Encoded proteins:
- a CDS encoding polysaccharide deacetylase family protein, which translates into the protein MMKWRYFSVFSFFLISIFGNTEISFGAHIFSDVLDSSAYAESIEYAASHHLVEGYAHGTFRPNTRINRAEFVKILENIDPTKLGTELCPEHTNTFLDVASNQWFAPLVCNAKQKGYIDGYPDGTFHGERPLSFVEAAKTLVKFFHLEEHQGGEWYAPFAKALSEKNAIPPSVLKFDHFLTRAEVIEMVYRLRENVEGKESSFFDSEKNILTKDIQKREVYLPILMFHHVLDVPKNDPDQTYYKLSISLKKLEEFLQFFQNNGVETLTFSDLDLILKKKKILPKKSVMLTFDDGYGNNFENAFPLLEKYKMKGNFAIITGKPGTDPWYMNWGEIQQLSESGHEICSHTDQHQDLQKLSKANIATEFEKSKNILEGQLGKEILCIVYPGGKYDSRVKRIAKEKGYEFGRTTDNGAVQKFIDKFVLKTFRIFPNTATSSLKNWFADANYK
- the asnS gene encoding asparagine--tRNA ligase — translated: MNIEIRNMKDHVGEEITLRGWMCNKRESGKIIFLELRDGSGFLQGIVGKDSVSEEVFETAKRLTIESSVHVTGEVTKHPRQDDVFELQVKNIKIIQLVEGEYPIGKKDHGPDFLLNNRHLWLRSESQWAVLRIRHLVKTGFQKYFNENSYIELDTPTFTPNACEGTTDLFEVKYFDDTAYLTQNGQLYLEAMCMAFGKVYDLCPNFRAEKSKTRKHLTEFWTLNPEIAFIDHEESLKIQEECMKAMVKFVLEHGKKELEMLERNIKELEMFLEIPFIHYEYPDAIKKLQELGSGIKYGEDLGAPEEELLTKDSDAGVIVKNWPKSIKPFYMKNYTTRKTDPSNGDRVFNADVLAPRGFGEIIGGSQREDDYKKLLEGIKSHNLPVSIFEWYLDLRKYGSVPHCGFGIGIERMTRWVSGIHHIRETIPFPRMLNRLTP